AGCCACCTCCAATATTTGCACGAGTCAGGAGCTGTGCGCTCTGATGGCGGCCATCTACCTGTGTACTCTGGGTCCGCAGGGCCTGCGCGAGGTCGCTTTCCAGAATCTTCAAAAAGCCGCCTATCTCTCCCGTCGGATCGCCCGTCTGCCCGGATTCAGCCTGCGCTTTCGTCACTCGTTTTTCAACGAATTCGTCGTCCGCACGAACCGACCGGTCAACCAGGTCCTGCGCCGTTTACAGCAGGAGAAGATCCTCGGGGGCCTGGCGCTCGGTCAGTTCTACCCCGAGCTTGGCGATTGCTTCCTCGTGTGCGTGACCGAAACCATTCCGCGCGAGGAACTCGATCGCTACGTTGCTGTCCTGGAACAGGAGACGTCTTCATCATGAGCAAGAGTCCGTCTCATGATGATGGATTGCTACGGCGCTCATACCTATGAGAAAGCCTGAGTATCATGTCACGCGAAGTGAATCGCTCATCTTCGAGCGGTCTCGACCGGGCCGTCGCGCCTACAGTTTGCCTCCTCTGGATGTCCCGGAAACGGCCCTGGAGCAGCTCATCGAGAAACGATTTCTCCGGAGCGGTCCCATCGAAGGGATGCCGGAGTTGAGCGAAGTGGATGTCGTTCGCCATTATACCCGATTGTCGCGCTGGAACTATGCGGTGGATCTCGGCCTCTATCCGCTGGGGTCCTGCACGATGAAATACAACCCCAAACTGAACGAAAAGGTGGCGCGATTCGACGGTTTCATCAATCATCACCCCTACACACCGGAGGAGCTGTCGCAAGGAAGCCTCCAGGTCATCAAATGGCTGGAAGAGTTACTCTGCGAAATCACCGGGATGAAGGCGGGAACGTTGATTCCGGCGGCCGGCGCTCATGGCGAACTGACCGGACTGATGCTCATCCGCGCCTGCCTTCAGTCTCGCGGTAATCCGCGAAAGAAGGTCCTCATCCCCGATTCCGCTCACGGAACGAATCCCGCCAGCGCCACCGTCTGCGGTTATGGCGTTCAGACCATCCGCTCGAATGAGCGCGGTCTGGTGGACGTCGAAGCCCTTCGCCGGGCAATGACTGACGAGGTCGCCGCTCTCATGCTCACCAATCCCAATACGCTCGGCCTCTTCGAAGAGGAGATCGAGGAGATCGTGCGCATCGTTCACGACGCCGGCGGACTCGTCTACATGGATGGAGCCAATTTTAATGCCTTCCTCGGCATCGCGCGTCCCGGAGATATGGGGATTGATGTCATCCACCTCAACCTGCACAAGACCTTCTCCACCCCTCATGGAGGCGGCGGACCGGGTGCGGGCCCGGTATTTGTTGGCGAGACGCTCGAACCCTTCCTCCCTGTTCCCCGTCTCGTTCGCACGACTGAGGGAACGGTGAGGCTGGATTTCGACAGGCCTCAGACCATCGGGCGCATTCGCGCCTTTTATGGGAATTTCGGCGTGCTCGTGCGCGCTCTCTGTTACATCCTGACTCTTGGAGCCGATGGTTTACGTGAAGTCGCCGAAGCCGCCGTCGTCAATGCCAACTACATCGCCCATCACTTGAAGGACACCTACGACATCCCCTATCCCGGCGGCATCATGCACGAGGTCATTTTCTCGGATAAGTGGCAGCGTCCTTATGGTGTGCGCAACGTGGATATTGCCAAGCGCCTCATTGATTATGGCTTTCATCCGCCGACGATGTCGTTTCCCCTCATTGTCCCGGGAGCGCTCATGGTGGAACCGACCGATACCGAGTGCCGCGAAGAGCTGGACCTCTTCATCGAAGCGATGAAGGCCATCGCCCGGGAATGTCGGGAGAATCCTGATCTCGTGCGTCATGCACCTCATACGACGCGCATCGGTCGGCTGGATGAAGTCACGGCAGCCCGCAAACCCGTGCTGCGCTGGCGACCGGCCGAGCCAACCTCCGGAGCCGAACAATCGCGGTAGGAGCATCGGCTCCCCCCGCCAGGCCAAACGTCCAGAGCCTTCACGCGTCCAACGCCGGGACAACACGCACGCCGGAGGCCGTGATCCGTCACTGCCTCATGTCATACTCCAGTAGATCATCCGACGGGGCCGAATTTTGATGATCAGGCTCTCGCCGAGATCCATCGCCTCGTATTGAGAATACTTCGAGCGCAGGAGCGCGATCGCTCGCCTGTGATCTTCCCCCGCCGTCACCACCTCCGCTTCTGCCGGAATGAGAACGTAGCACAAGCGACTCCAATCCTCCTCGTAGTGATCAATGAGGAGGCAGACCTGCGGATTCGCCCGGATATTTCTCACCCGCACAAGCTCATCGGGAGGAACGCGCTTGGGCTTTCGATCAACCACCGAGTAAAAGAACGTTCCATCGTAAGCGAAGCAGATGGGGACGACGTGGGGCCGACCGTCGGGACTTGCCGTCGCTAAGCGTGCGACGCGAGCCGAGCGCACGAGGGATTTCACGTCCATGCTCCTCCTCCTTTGAAAAAGACCAACAGATTTCTCCGGATTTTTCTCTCCGCGAGAATCGGTGCCATCCGCGGCTTCTTTCATCGCTATTGAGCACCGCCACGGGCCACATGGGGAAACGGCCCGCGAGACACTCTGAATGACGTGAGACTCTCCGCCAAGGGATGAAAGGTTCCAACGGATCAGTCATCGGTCGGTCCTTGTCATCCGTTTGGCAAATGCATTGTCATCCTTCGTGGCGTGCGCAAGCACATGGGCGATTCCCCAGAAAATGTGACTCAGGTTTTCCAGCCTGTGCATGGTCGCAGACTCGAAAGTTTACGCGACGGTGTGGCGAAAGACCATCTTCCCTCACCTGCAGGTGGATGCGCACTGTGTCCTGCTCCAGAGAGACGGCGGGATCTCCTCATCCAGATAGTTGACATGGCAGGCGCTTCTCGCGCAAGATACGTCGTCCTATGACTTACATCTTCGTTTCTCCCAGGACGGGTCGCATTCGAGTGGGGTGGCGAGTGACCATCTTTTTCCTCTTGCTCGCCATCGCCTTTGGCCTATTAGGATTCGCCGCCGGATTTGTCTTCATGGTCGTGAGCCGAACGCTTCCAACGGATGAGACGTTACGGGAGCAGCTCGGCACGCCAGGATATGAGCTTATCCTCTACGCCCTTCAGATTGCGGCGGCGGTGATGGCCTCGGCCATCTGTCTCCGCTGGCTGGATCGGCGTCGGCTGGGAAGTATCGGGTATCAACGACATCGCGGCTGGGGACGCGATCTCCTGCTGGGGATGGCCGTAGCGGCGGGGATGATCAGTCTCATAGTTGTGATTCAAGTTGTCTCCGGCACTCTTACTCTGCGGGTGAGCGAAGCCCTCACGACGCGTCTCAGTCACGGGGTCTGGTCGTATGCTCTCATTTTCCTCATCGCCGCTTGCTTTGAGGAGCTGGTCTTTCGGGGTTATCCGTTACAGACGCTCCTCCTGGATGTCCGCCCCGGCGTCGCCATCGCCGTCCCTTCAGTCATTTTTGGTCTGGCTCATCTGCTCAATCCGAGCTGGTCGTGGCTGGCGCTGATCAACACCATCATGGCGGGCGTGTGGCTTTCGGTGGGATATTACAAGACCCGCAGTCTGTGGTTTGTCACCGGCGCGCATTTCTCCTGGAACTTCACCATGGGAACCGTCTATGGGCTCAACGTGAGCGGCTTGCCGGACGCCGCGCGCGTGGCGCTTTTTACGGCCTCACATCAGGGACCGCAGTGGATTACCGGCGGCGACTACGGACCCGAAGGAGGAATCCTGGCCAGCATTATTCTTGTGGGGGCGACGATCTGGCTCTGGCGGGCGAACTGGCTCCGCCCGGCACCGGAATCGCTGGAGGGTCTCACTCCGGCGTCACCTGCATCCGCCATGCCCGTGACCGAGGAAAAGAACAACACCTGAGACCGTGAGAAGGTCATCCTCGGGGCCGACTGAATATTGCGAATCGTTCGCAGGGCTATTGGCTCTTTTAGAGATGAGGAGGTGAAGCTTATGACATGCCAGGACCTTTTCGCTCGCCTATCGGAATACATTGACGGAGAGCTTCCCGGAGGACTCTGCGATCAAATCGAAACGCATCTGTCGGACTGCCCACAATGCCGCGTGTTTGTTCACACATTGCGACAGACGGTGGAGATCTGTCGGCAACTCCCCTCTCGCCCTCTACCCGAAGCCCTGCGCCAAGACCTCAAACGAATGCTTCAGGCCGAACTGCGCAAGCGAGTCCGCCGATCGCGCGGATAACACTGCTTTAAGTCCCCCGGAACTGACACTATCAGCCTTTTTCCCGGCACCTTCGCTGCTGCACCCCCCACCGGCCCGAGCAAAATTTTCTGAATCCTTTCCGCGCCCTCTGGATCAAACAGAGGTGAAAGAACCACACAAAGGAGGTGACCGATTATGACACTTGAGCGATATTTGCGGTTGATTGCAGGAAGTTTCGTCCTTGCCAGCCTGCTTCTGGGCTACTATGTTAATCCCGCCTGGTTCCTCTTCACGGGCTTTGTCGCGTTGAACCTGATCCAATCGGCGTTCACGAACTGGTGCCCGATGATGACCTTCTTGCGACGGCTCGGCGTGAAATCGGAAAGCGGCAACATGATCTCCGACCGAGTGTGAGGTAACATGGCGTCTTTCGCGCCGCTCTAGAGCCTGACGCCGGGGCGTCACGCCCTATCCTGGAGGGTGGACAATGGCAGAAGAACACACATTTTCACTCGAAATGGAGCGAATCCAGGATTTCGAGTTTCACGTTCGGTTTGACTGGGACCACCTGGAGCCGCTCACGGTAGATGAACCCGAGCCCATCGGTAAAAGGAAAGGTCCGAATGCCGCTCGCTTGCTGGGAGCGGCCGTGGGAAATTGCCTGAGCGCCAGTTTATTGTTCTGCTTGCAAAAAGCTCGCCTGGATGTAAAAAGTCTGAAGACCACCGTGACCGGCTTTTTGCAAAGAAACGAACGGGGTCGGTGGCGCGTCGTGCGGCTGGATGTGTCAATCGTCGTTGACGTTCCCGGCCAAGAGCCTCAGCGCACCGGCCGATGCCTGGACATCTTTGAAGACTACTGCGTCGTCACGGCGAGCGTGAGAAAAGGAATCGAGGTTAACGTGCTCGTCCGTGATCCCCAAGGCAACATCCTGTTACAACAGGGGACTCCGGGCACGCAATTGCCGGGCGACGCACCGTGAGAACCCGTCTTTCCGTTCAT
This is a stretch of genomic DNA from Blastocatellia bacterium. It encodes these proteins:
- a CDS encoding zf-HC2 domain-containing protein, with amino-acid sequence MTCQDLFARLSEYIDGELPGGLCDQIETHLSDCPQCRVFVHTLRQTVEICRQLPSRPLPEALRQDLKRMLQAELRKRVRRSRG
- a CDS encoding type II CAAX endopeptidase family protein, translated to MTYIFVSPRTGRIRVGWRVTIFFLLLAIAFGLLGFAAGFVFMVVSRTLPTDETLREQLGTPGYELILYALQIAAAVMASAICLRWLDRRRLGSIGYQRHRGWGRDLLLGMAVAAGMISLIVVIQVVSGTLTLRVSEALTTRLSHGVWSYALIFLIAACFEELVFRGYPLQTLLLDVRPGVAIAVPSVIFGLAHLLNPSWSWLALINTIMAGVWLSVGYYKTRSLWFVTGAHFSWNFTMGTVYGLNVSGLPDAARVALFTASHQGPQWITGGDYGPEGGILASIILVGATIWLWRANWLRPAPESLEGLTPASPASAMPVTEEKNNT
- a CDS encoding DUF2892 domain-containing protein, whose product is MTLERYLRLIAGSFVLASLLLGYYVNPAWFLFTGFVALNLIQSAFTNWCPMMTFLRRLGVKSESGNMISDRV
- a CDS encoding TIGR03668 family PPOX class F420-dependent oxidoreductase, with translation MDVKSLVRSARVARLATASPDGRPHVVPICFAYDGTFFYSVVDRKPKRVPPDELVRVRNIRANPQVCLLIDHYEEDWSRLCYVLIPAEAEVVTAGEDHRRAIALLRSKYSQYEAMDLGESLIIKIRPRRMIYWSMT
- a CDS encoding OsmC family protein — protein: MAEEHTFSLEMERIQDFEFHVRFDWDHLEPLTVDEPEPIGKRKGPNAARLLGAAVGNCLSASLLFCLQKARLDVKSLKTTVTGFLQRNERGRWRVVRLDVSIVVDVPGQEPQRTGRCLDIFEDYCVVTASVRKGIEVNVLVRDPQGNILLQQGTPGTQLPGDAP
- the gcvPB gene encoding aminomethyl-transferring glycine dehydrogenase subunit GcvPB, giving the protein MRKPEYHVTRSESLIFERSRPGRRAYSLPPLDVPETALEQLIEKRFLRSGPIEGMPELSEVDVVRHYTRLSRWNYAVDLGLYPLGSCTMKYNPKLNEKVARFDGFINHHPYTPEELSQGSLQVIKWLEELLCEITGMKAGTLIPAAGAHGELTGLMLIRACLQSRGNPRKKVLIPDSAHGTNPASATVCGYGVQTIRSNERGLVDVEALRRAMTDEVAALMLTNPNTLGLFEEEIEEIVRIVHDAGGLVYMDGANFNAFLGIARPGDMGIDVIHLNLHKTFSTPHGGGGPGAGPVFVGETLEPFLPVPRLVRTTEGTVRLDFDRPQTIGRIRAFYGNFGVLVRALCYILTLGADGLREVAEAAVVNANYIAHHLKDTYDIPYPGGIMHEVIFSDKWQRPYGVRNVDIAKRLIDYGFHPPTMSFPLIVPGALMVEPTDTECREELDLFIEAMKAIARECRENPDLVRHAPHTTRIGRLDEVTAARKPVLRWRPAEPTSGAEQSR